Proteins found in one Bartonella krasnovii genomic segment:
- a CDS encoding MATE family efflux transporter, protein MFVVMKKLLSLGMPLAIGFISQMMISFTDAALVAHLGVQALSGTMLALSMFSFVMLLGLGIITAVAPKLAESFRRQDRYALKAWFDQGIWLSLLIGMMSAIILLNTRNILCLFGQDEAIAHIAQEYNSGAAIGVVFFYLYVNSRGLLSAIGHPKPLTFVMLAAILVNFLISWPLIFGIGPVSGFGVFGAGIASSLIRILIVLAVAIILSRNSTFSSFHFNYLRPKLEIARIIQLLRVGIPIGIRILIAEGFPSVIAFMITAYGVEALAAHTIGMRLDMLISVVALGISSAAATIAAWYRADENHMALKQLRMSITVFAAAYVLFLSGIVYLSYEFILTTIFDISSVRVVVLSWELLPFVLLSFAFGTLGAMLNGILVGLLDTFWSIIVVTISYWGVGLFGGALLAYFFEYGFMGYWLGMIGANLNVSFFNYMRVGYLIKRNSLFGVG, encoded by the coding sequence ATGTTTGTTGTGATGAAGAAATTGCTCTCTCTTGGTATGCCACTGGCTATTGGGTTTATCTCTCAGATGATGATTTCCTTCACAGATGCAGCACTTGTGGCGCATTTAGGTGTTCAAGCCTTGAGTGGTACAATGTTAGCTCTGAGTATGTTTAGTTTTGTTATGTTATTGGGACTAGGGATTATTACCGCTGTTGCACCAAAACTTGCGGAAAGCTTTCGCAGACAAGATAGATATGCATTGAAGGCATGGTTTGATCAGGGAATATGGCTTTCCCTTTTGATTGGAATGATGAGTGCGATTATTTTACTCAATACGAGGAATATTTTATGTCTTTTCGGCCAAGATGAGGCAATTGCCCATATAGCGCAGGAATATAATAGTGGCGCTGCTATAGGGGTGGTGTTTTTTTATCTTTATGTAAATAGCCGCGGATTACTTTCAGCAATTGGTCATCCAAAGCCCTTAACTTTTGTTATGCTTGCAGCTATTCTGGTAAATTTTCTTATCTCTTGGCCGCTTATTTTTGGTATAGGTCCAGTAAGCGGATTTGGTGTCTTTGGTGCTGGGATTGCGAGTAGTTTGATCCGTATTTTGATTGTTCTGGCAGTAGCAATAATTCTGTCCCGCAATTCTACTTTTAGTTCCTTTCACTTTAATTATTTAAGACCAAAGTTAGAAATTGCACGAATAATACAATTACTGCGAGTAGGGATTCCCATTGGTATTCGTATTCTTATTGCGGAGGGCTTTCCTTCTGTCATTGCCTTCATGATTACGGCTTATGGGGTCGAAGCTTTGGCTGCGCATACGATTGGAATGCGTCTTGATATGCTTATTTCTGTGGTAGCTTTGGGGATTTCCAGTGCAGCCGCGACCATAGCAGCGTGGTATCGAGCAGATGAGAATCATATGGCTCTAAAACAGTTACGTATGAGTATCACAGTTTTTGCTGCAGCTTATGTCTTGTTTTTATCAGGGATTGTATATCTCTCTTATGAATTTATCCTTACAACCATCTTTGATATTTCTTCAGTCCGCGTTGTTGTTCTCTCTTGGGAGTTGCTTCCGTTTGTCTTATTGTCTTTTGCTTTTGGCACTTTAGGAGCTATGCTCAATGGCATACTTGTGGGTTTGCTTGATACGTTTTGGTCAATCATTGTGGTCACAATAAGCTATTGGGGGGTAGGCTTATTTGGAGGCGCGCTCTTGGCATATTTTTTTGAATATGGCTTTATGGGCTATTGGCTTGGCATGATTGGCGCAAACTTAAACGTTTCTTTCTTTAATTATATGCGCGTGGGTTATTTAATAAAACGCAATTCTCTGTTTGGAGTGGGGTGA